In the genome of Halostella salina, the window GTGCCGCCACGGCGTCGGCCGCGGGGCCGCCCAGCGAGTCGCGGCTCGCCACGCTCTCGGCGGGGTCGAGCGCGGCCTCGACGGCCTCGCGGTCGACGTACGTCGAGAGCGGGTCGCCGAGCACCTCGCGGGCCGCGGCGTCCAGCGCGTCGTAGTCCGCGCCGGCGTCAGCCGACCCGTCCGCAGCCTCCATACGCTCGGCCGCCGCGGCCACCATCTCGTGGGCCGAGCGGAACGGGAGGCCGTGCATCGCCAGCAGGTCCGCGACGCCGGTCGCCGTCGAGAACCCCTCGCCCGCCGCGGCGGCGAGCGCGTCGGCGTTCCAGTCGGCGGTGGCGACCGCCCCGGCGGCCACGTCGGCCGCGTCGACGACCGCGTCGACCGTGTCCCAGGCGTGGGGCGTCGCGCGCTGGAGGTCGCGGTTGTACGCGCGGGGCAGGCCCTTCAGCGTCGTCAACAGGCCGTTGACCCCGCTCGCGGCGTCGCCCGCGGTCGCGCGGACCAGTTCCAGCGTGTCGGGATTCTTCTTCTGGGGCATGATCGACGACGTGGACGCGTAGTCGTCGGCCAGATCGACGAACCCCTTGTTGGCGAAGACGACCAGGTCCTCGGCCAGCCCCGACAGCGTCGTCGCGTGGTTCGCCAGTGCGCTCGTCGCTTCAAGCAGGAAGTCACGCGCCGAACTCGCGTCCATCGAGTTGCCGAGGACCGTCTCGAAGCCGAGCAGGTCGGCGGTCCGCTCGCGGTCCACGTCGAAGGGCGTCCCCGCGAACGCCGCCGCGCCCAGCGGCGAGCGGTTCGTCCGGTCGTACGCGTCGAGCAGGCGCTCGGTGTCGCGGGCGACCGCCGACTCGTAGGACAGCAGCCAGTGGGCCACCGTCGTGGGCTGGGCGGGCTGGAGGTGCGTGTAGCCGGGCATCACCGTCGCGTCGTGGGCCGCGGCCGCCTCCGTCAGCGCCTCGCGCAGCGCCAGCGTCGCCTCGGCGGCGTCGAGCAGGTCCTCGCGCAGCCGGTAGCGGATGCAGGTCGCCACCTCGTCGTTGCGCGAGCGGGCAGTGTGCATCTTCCCGCCCTCGTCGCCGACGCGCTCGATCACCGCCGTCTCGATGGCGGCGTGGACGTCCTCGCCGTCGGGGAGCGCGCCGTGGCCCGCCGCCTCGATGTCGTCCAGCGCGGCGAGGATGTCGCCCGCGACCTCGTCGTCGACGATGTCCTGCTCGGCGAGCATCACGACGTGCGCGCGGTCGACCGCGAGGTCGGCCGCGAAGATGTGCCGGTCCGCGTCGAGCGAGGAGAGGAACTCGCGGGCGGGGCCGCCGCTGAAGCGGTCGCGGCGCACCACGTCGCCGGAGTTCCCCTCGGTCATCTCACTCGCCCTCGCTCTCGCCGCCGTCGGGCGTCAGCTTCTTCCCGTTCGCGGCGTCGGTGACGGCGTTTGCCAGGCGGCCCTGGAAGCCGTGGTACTTGGCGACGCCGGTGGCGTCCTTCTGGGTGATGTTCTGCCCCTCGACCGTCTCGGTGTTGAACGACGCGGCGTCCTCGGAGTAGGCCGCGTACTCGCTCTCGCGGGCGACCGGGCGGGCGCTCCCGCCCTCCAGCTTGACCGTCGCCGTGCCGGTGACGCGGGACTGTGTCTCGTCGATGAACGCCTCCAGCGCGCGGACCAGCGGCGCGTCGACGAGGCCCTGGTACGCCTTGTTCGCCCACTGCTGGTCGACCTGCTCCTTGAAGTCGCGCTCCTCCTGGGTGAGGACGAGCCCCTCAAGCGCCTCGTGGGCGTTCAGCAGGACGGTCGCGGCGGGGTGCTCGTAGTTCTCGCGCACCTTCAGCCCGAGCATGCGGTCCTCCATCATGTCCGTGCGGCCGACGCCGTACGCGCCGGCGCGCTCGTTCAGGTGCTCGATCAGCTCGACCGGACCGTACTCCTCGCCGTCGACGGCGACGGGTTCGCCGTCCTCGAACTCGATCTCCACGAGATCCGTATCGCCGGCGGTGCCGGGCGCGTCGGTCCACTCGTAGATGTCCTCCGGCGGCACGTAGCCCGGGTCCTCCAGCTTCGCGCCCTCGACCGAGCGGCTCCAGAGGTTCGTGTCGATCGACCAGTCGCCCTCGTTGCCGCTCTCGACCGGGAGGCCGCGCTCCTCGGCGTACTCCATCTCCCACTCGCGTGTGAGTTCGAGCTCGCGGACGGGCGCGATGACATCCAGATCGGAGTCGCGCCAGACCGCCTCGAAGCGGAGCTGGTCGTTCCCCTTGCCGGTACAGCCGTGGGCGACGGCGTCGCAGTCGTGTTCCTTCGCCGTCTCGAGGATCGCGTTCGCGATCACCGGGCGCGCCAGCGCGGTGCCGAGCGGGTAGCCCTGGTAGGTCGCGTTCGCTTTCAGCGAGTCGAGACACATCGTGGCGAACTCCTCTCGGGCGTCGACGACGTACTGGTCCACGTCTAGCGCTTCGGCGGTCTCTTCGGCTTCGTCGAACTCCTCGGCGGGCTGGCCGACGTCGACCGTGACGCCGATAACCTCGTCGTATCCGTACTCCTCTTCGAGCAGTCCGACGCACACCGTCGTGTCGAGTCCGCCCGAGAAGGCGAGTGCCACGCGTTCCATCTGTGACCGAACGGACGAACTTGAAGATATTAAATTCTTCTATCCTAGTTTTGTAAGAAAATCACAGAGATGCCTATAGACGATTTACAGACTTCTCATCTGTTCGTTGGAGCACCAGTGTCGAGGGAGTGATAGATGTGGGCCTACGGGAGGCCCGGTCGTCGCGGTCGCGGAGAAACGGCGGCGGACCCATCGCTGTCCCGGAGCGGCGTCCCGGACGGGCGACGGAAGCGACTCATCGTACTGATCAGTAGCAACAGCAGGCTATTAAACCCTTCCGGCGGGGCAAATGTTACGGCTCGGCGACCGTGACCGCGGGAGCGGCGAACGCGTCGGCGGCAACGGTCCGGACGCTATCGCGACGCTCCCCCGCCTCGCCACCACGGTCGTCTCCCGCGCCGCTGCGGCCGTCGGCCGACCCGTTGCCCGCGTCGCTCCCGTTCGACGGGCCACGGTCATCGGCCGCGTCGTTCCCGGTTTCCGGACCGCGGTCGTCGGCCGGATCGCTCCCGTTCTCCGGACCGCGATCCTCGGGCGGGCCGCCGCGGTCGGGTCCGAGCCCGACACCGGGGTTCTCACCGACGATCGAACGGGCGAGTTCAGCGGTTTCGGGGCCGGTAAGGTTGCCGGCTCGGGTCCGGAGCGTCCGGATCCGCTCCGACCGCTCCTGGCTCAGCGCGCCAGGTCCGGACGCGGCGAGGTCGGCGCTGACGTTCGCCATGTGGCGGACGTTGCGGGTCTCGGCGGCGAGCGTCGCCATCCGGGCGCGGTACTCGCCCTCCCCGATGGTGCCGTTCTCGTGGGCGGCCGTCAGCGCCGCGCGGCGCTGTTCGAGTTCCGCAAGCCGCTGTTCCAGTTCCGGCAATCGCTCGTCGACGACCGCTGCCGGCCCGGCCGGGGAGCGGTTCGCGCCGACGCGGAAGGCACGCTCGCTGATCTCGCCGTCGACTGCCGCACCCTGCGCGCCGACGACGCCGGCGAGCTGTTCGCCCGGTGCGACCGTGTCGTTCGTCTCGTTGTCGGCGACTCCCGCGACCCCCGCGCCGCCGTCGACCCCTGCAGCGGCGACGGCGGGGACCGTCGCAACCGCCGCCAGGACGGCCAGGGTGACGAGGAAGCTCCGTTCGTTCATCTCGGTTCGTCGTTACGCCCCCACCAACATATAAACTCCAGACCCTCGCCCCGGATCAACGTCCGTTAAGCCGGGTTAATTCACGCAAAACGTCGAGCTTGCTTGCGATCCGCCGAGCGACTACGGTTCCGCCTCGTCCGGCCCCTCCCCGGGGAGCGACAGCACGTTCTCGCGCCCGAGGCGGAAGCTCTCCAGTTGCCCCTCGTCGCGCAGGTCGCCGACTACCTGGCTCGTCTTGGCCTCGGTCCAGTCCAGCGCCTCGACCACTTCCTGCTGTTTCATCCGCCCGCCGCGCTGGTCGAGGAGGCGCAACACGCGCTCCTCGTTGCTGAGCAGTTCGGGGGGCGGGCCGTCGTCCCCGTCGGCATCGTCGCCCTGAGCGGTGGTCGCCGCGGCCGCACCGCCGCCGGCCGAGGGGCTGTCGGTCGCTTCGCCGCCGCCGGTCGTCTCGTCGCCCGTCGCGTCGGCCCCCTCGCGGAACCAGTACGCGACGCCGCCCGCGGCGGCGAGGCCGACGAGCGCCAGCGCGCCGAGCAACAGCCCCGATCCGCCGTCGCCACCACCGTCGGCCCCCGCACCGTCGTCGCCCCCAGTGCTCGTATCGCCGTCGTCCGTTCCGTTCCCGCCGCCCTCGCCATCGGCCGGCGTGAGGACGATAGACGGCTCGCCGGAGGCGAAATCGGTGTCCGTCCCACGCCAGGTGACCGAGCCGTCGCCCCCGTCGTCGCCCGGCGGCGACACGTCGGCGTCGTAGCCCTCGGGCCACTCGACCGTCAGCCGCGTCTCGCTGCTGAGGAAGAAGCCGCGGATCGCGTCGCCGACGCGGATCCCGTCGCCGTCGACGACCGCGAACGCCTCCCAGGTGAACGAGTACGTCACGACGCCGTACTCGTCGGGGATCGAGCGCCGGTCGGCGCTGACGCGCACGTTCCGGACG includes:
- the argH gene encoding argininosuccinate lyase, with amino-acid sequence MTEGNSGDVVRRDRFSGGPAREFLSSLDADRHIFAADLAVDRAHVVMLAEQDIVDDEVAGDILAALDDIEAAGHGALPDGEDVHAAIETAVIERVGDEGGKMHTARSRNDEVATCIRYRLREDLLDAAEATLALREALTEAAAAHDATVMPGYTHLQPAQPTTVAHWLLSYESAVARDTERLLDAYDRTNRSPLGAAAFAGTPFDVDRERTADLLGFETVLGNSMDASSARDFLLEATSALANHATTLSGLAEDLVVFANKGFVDLADDYASTSSIMPQKKNPDTLELVRATAGDAASGVNGLLTTLKGLPRAYNRDLQRATPHAWDTVDAVVDAADVAAGAVATADWNADALAAAAGEGFSTATGVADLLAMHGLPFRSAHEMVAAAAERMEAADGSADAGADYDALDAAAREVLGDPLSTYVDREAVEAALDPAESVASRDSLGGPAADAVAAQVSEAETALAVHAEAVETERDAVADADELLHAEVASYA
- a CDS encoding argininosuccinate synthase, which gives rise to MERVALAFSGGLDTTVCVGLLEEEYGYDEVIGVTVDVGQPAEEFDEAEETAEALDVDQYVVDAREEFATMCLDSLKANATYQGYPLGTALARPVIANAILETAKEHDCDAVAHGCTGKGNDQLRFEAVWRDSDLDVIAPVRELELTREWEMEYAEERGLPVESGNEGDWSIDTNLWSRSVEGAKLEDPGYVPPEDIYEWTDAPGTAGDTDLVEIEFEDGEPVAVDGEEYGPVELIEHLNERAGAYGVGRTDMMEDRMLGLKVRENYEHPAATVLLNAHEALEGLVLTQEERDFKEQVDQQWANKAYQGLVDAPLVRALEAFIDETQSRVTGTATVKLEGGSARPVARESEYAAYSEDAASFNTETVEGQNITQKDATGVAKYHGFQGRLANAVTDAANGKKLTPDGGESEGE
- a CDS encoding helix-turn-helix transcriptional regulator, with product MDARTTAATALCLALVLSAAGVASPALAAGTDGDPDPRDAGGQSVDTDEIRILVTVAENGTARWELQYWTRLDDENTTQAFEELRRDIEANPGNYTADFRDRIGNTVGAAENDTGREMAVRNVRVSADRRSIPDEYGVVTYSFTWEAFAVVDGDGIRVGDAIRGFFLSSETRLTVEWPEGYDADVSPPGDDGGDGSVTWRGTDTDFASGEPSIVLTPADGEGGGNGTDDGDTSTGGDDGAGADGGGDGGSGLLLGALALVGLAAAGGVAYWFREGADATGDETTGGGEATDSPSAGGGAAAATTAQGDDADGDDGPPPELLSNEERVLRLLDQRGGRMKQQEVVEALDWTEAKTSQVVGDLRDEGQLESFRLGRENVLSLPGEGPDEAEP